The DNA window TTCACTGCCCAACAGCCGGGAGTACCTGATTCAGATCACCGCCCACAATCCAGACCTGCCCGAAAACCCTTTCAGTGAGATCTTTAGAAGCCATTGCCGAAACTTTAAGCTGGTAAACGTCAAAACCATCGGTGATGAGCACAGCGATGAAATTGAATTCTCATACTATCTGGGCCTGAAAGACCGTGAAAAGGGCAAAACGCTGATTACCCGCATAAAGGAGGTGCCGGGTGTAAAATATGTGAACCTGTTCTTTGATGAAGATTGATGGCGACTTTAAAACCATTAAGGATGCTCCGGTTTTGAATAAACAGCACCTAATGACCCTTTAAAACCAAAAAAACAACCTTAATCCGAATGCTATGAAAGCAGCAATCAGTGGCAGCAGTGGTTTCCAGGGAAAAGCCGTAACCGCTTGGCTGAAGGGAATGGGCTATGAGGTCGTTTCCCTTTCGCGAAAAGATTTATACGGTTCTCCCGAAAACCTGTCCGCACGGATCCAAGGGGCCGCGGTGGTGATTCACCTGGCAGGAGCCCCCATTATCGGACGCTGGACGCCAAAATACAAACAGGAGGTTTACGACAGCCGCATCATCACCACCCGCAACCTGGTCAATGCCATGGGCCGGCTTGAAAAGAAACCCCGCACGTTCATCTGTGCTTCTGCCATTGGCATTTACCCCACCCAGGGCGTTTTTACCGAAGACCGCAAAGAAGTGGCGGGCAACTTCCTGGGAAAAGTTTGCAAGGACTGGGAAGCGGCTGCAGCAAAGGCTCCAGAGGAAGTCCGTGTGCTGAATTTCCGTTTTGGCATTGTGCTGGGAAAACAGGGGGGTGCACTTCCCAAACTGGCTCTCCCCTTCCGGCTGTTTATCGGGGGCAGGATCGCTTCCGGCAAACAAATGATATCCTGGATACACCTGGACGATGTGCTGCAAATTTTCAGGTTTGCCCTGGAAAACGAAACCCTTTCGGGACCGCTAAACATTTGCACGCCCCAGCCTGTAAGCAATCAGCAACTGTCGCAGGCCATTGCGCGTACCCTGGGTCGGCCCGCTTTTTTCCCGGTACCTGCTTTTGCCCTCCGGCTGGTATTTGGCGATGGGGCCATGATGCTCACCCAAGGACAGGAAGCCCTGCCCAAAAAACTGTTGGATGAAG is part of the Bacteroides sp. genome and encodes:
- a CDS encoding TIGR01777 family oxidoreductase gives rise to the protein MKAAISGSSGFQGKAVTAWLKGMGYEVVSLSRKDLYGSPENLSARIQGAAVVIHLAGAPIIGRWTPKYKQEVYDSRIITTRNLVNAMGRLEKKPRTFICASAIGIYPTQGVFTEDRKEVAGNFLGKVCKDWEAAAAKAPEEVRVLNFRFGIVLGKQGGALPKLALPFRLFIGGRIASGKQMISWIHLDDVLQIFRFALENETLSGPLNICTPQPVSNQQLSQAIARTLGRPAFFPVPAFALRLVFGDGAMMLTQGQEALPKKLLDEGFRFQFPEIQHALKDLL